The DNA region TTGTAATGCACGAACACTTAAAATTGGGAGAGAAAAGATTAATGAACCAATGTGGAGCATCGTGGAGCTTGCCACCACCAACGTCCAACACATCAAGAACGCTTTCAAGGGGAGTGTATCATACGACAACAAGAatgccaccaccacctcctcaaTTGTCAGACCAGAGAAGCGTTGATAAACAAGGAACTTGCATGCTTTGAATGACTAGATTTGTCTCGTTTTGATTGCAACGCATGTGAATTATGTTCTTATATCGAGTATCAGTGAATAATATAACAAAACCCATTATTTACTTATCCAAAGAGCAAAATGCATGAACCGGAAATGGACGGTCTCATAATCAAAATAACAATGTCCAAACTCCAAATCATACCAGCCACAGGAAAAATAAGAATCCAAGAGCTGAAAATACAGGGAGAGTGATGCAGAGTTCTTACACGGAGCTCCAGACCATCAATGATGTCAAAAATACATATGGCCCCAAGCCACCGAGTCTCATGGAATGATGCAGCTCTGCCAATCATCTTATCTCCATTCTGCAATTCCCCCTCATAGAAATGCAAAGGAGGAAACTGACAAATCTCTGGATGATTTTATAAATACTGTCACTGTTAGTATACAACTAGCAGTAAAAGGACAAAActgaaagaaaacaaaaggaaTATAATACCATTAAGCATAAAGGTATTGTAAGATGGGAAAATGAAGAAATATATTCAACATCATTGCAAGATGGTCCTTAGACTATTAAGCATAGAGGTAACGTAACAGTAATCACTATTTTCCAAGCTGAGTCACAAAGTTACAATATGAACACTTACTCGTCAGCAAAAGAGACTAAAATCAATGCTAAAAACTCTGAGCTTGGACAGCGTGGAATCCATTCCTAAATAAATGAACTCGTCAGTTTGATAAAAACAAAGAATATCACAGCAACTCCTGATTATAGTACAAGTAGGTGGTGTTTTGGTTTCCtagtaccaagatataatctaagactgagttgtgagattattttagttggggaggttagctatgactaattatccatgattatccatctaggattgaccAAACAATATTTAATCctgagatacaatcttgcatACCGAACAACCCtgaaaaatactagtactccaTATTCATAGGCTTTTATGTTGGACTACCTGTTGGTCAGTATGATTACAGGATGACCTGCCCATGCAGTCTCTCAATCATGCTGCACTGGAACATATATTTGCTATCAACATTAGATAAAACTGTGGCAGAAAGCTGCTTTCGATCACCAACCTAACCAAAAGAAGGGAAAAAGATTTCAATGATCTAAAAGACAAATTATTTAATGGTCGATCACGTGCTTACCATGATGCATTTGGTTTTCTCGATTTAAAGAGCTGAAGTGGAATCAATGTGGCATGGTTCCAGGGTCTTATACAAAgcataagaaaaaaagaaatactacttgAAACTCAGTCGTCCGGTAATAAATGAAGAGAGAGCAAAGCTACATTCATCCGTCTAACATCAGCGACAAAACTGATCAATGATGTAAACCGGAATCGTTTCAAACCCCAATTGTTCTATCATAATATCAAAATTGGATTGATAACAAGGAAACAAAATGGTTTCTATCGATAGCACAAGCGGATCATCGTATTCTTTTTCTAAGAAAGGAAATAAACTAGGACGAGGGGTCGGAAGAGGTGGCGCGACAAACGGTGTTCCAGAGCTCAAGGGCGCGATTCCAAAGGGAGGCGGAGGCAACGCCCAGAGCCAGGGCCTGCGGGTAACTGGGCTTGGAATCGAGCTTCGTTTCGAGCTGGACCAGGCGAGCGTGGACGGCGTCCAGCTTGGCGGAAATCACTTGCGGAGAAGAATTGGAATCGTCGCGTTTGTTATTGGCGGAAATCATTCTGAAGAGAGCTCCCTGCAAATCCCCAATCACTTTAAGCGAAGCCTCCTGAGTCGCCATCCCCTGCTTCTCGTAGTGCGTCACCAGCTCCTGAGGGCTCggcattttcttctttctcgcCTTCTCGCTATGTGTGGGGCCTACAGCTGGAGAGGATGAACCTCAAGGGGAATATCG from Salvia splendens isolate huo1 unplaced genomic scaffold, SspV2 ctg929, whole genome shotgun sequence includes:
- the LOC121791828 gene encoding uncharacterized protein LOC121791828, which gives rise to MPSPQELVTHYEKQGMATQEASLKVIGDLQGALFRMISANNKRDDSNSSPQVISAKLDAVHARLVQLETKLDSKPSYPQALALGVASASLWNRALELWNTVCRATSSDPSS